One Natrinema marinum genomic window carries:
- a CDS encoding cysteine hydrolase family protein, giving the protein MRLEPDRTAVVVVDMQNGFCHPDGSLYAPGSEDVIGPIADLLERARAAGTQVIFTRDVHPPEQFDDAHYYDEFEQWGEHVLEGSWEAEIVDELPVEADDHVVEKHTYDAFYDTELEGWLNARGIEDLVLCGTLANVCVLHTAGSAGLRDFRPILVEDCIGAIEDDHHEYALEHAAWLFGEVEPSAGIEFA; this is encoded by the coding sequence ATGCGCCTCGAGCCAGATCGCACGGCGGTGGTGGTCGTCGACATGCAAAACGGCTTCTGTCACCCGGACGGCTCGCTGTACGCGCCGGGCAGCGAGGACGTGATCGGACCGATCGCCGACCTCCTCGAGCGAGCCCGCGCGGCCGGGACGCAGGTGATCTTCACCCGCGACGTTCACCCGCCGGAACAGTTCGACGACGCCCACTACTACGACGAGTTCGAGCAGTGGGGCGAACACGTCCTCGAGGGGTCCTGGGAGGCCGAGATCGTCGACGAACTCCCCGTCGAGGCGGACGATCACGTCGTCGAGAAACACACCTACGACGCGTTCTACGACACCGAACTCGAGGGCTGGCTGAACGCCCGCGGGATCGAAGACCTCGTGCTCTGTGGCACCCTCGCGAACGTCTGTGTGCTCCACACCGCCGGCAGCGCCGGGCTGCGGGATTTCCGCCCGATCCTGGTCGAGGACTGCATCGGCGCGATCGAGGACGACCACCACGAGTACGCCCTCGAACACGCCGCGTGGCTGTTCGGCGAGGTCGAACCGAGCGCGGGGATCGAGTTCGCGTGA
- a CDS encoding PaaI family thioesterase, which produces MTDDRQAFFEAFDDIESGIQHLIDENQEFLSWLGTTVENVDRGTMTLAIPYDEKLTNTRPDVTDRRADLHGGVAATLIDTVGGFALQTALEDEDPFEVSMATINLNINYLRPATGDLEATANVVRLGGSVGVSEITVESTTPDGETKAVATGQGAYRVFRPE; this is translated from the coding sequence ATGACCGACGATAGACAGGCGTTTTTCGAGGCGTTCGACGACATCGAGAGCGGGATTCAGCACCTCATCGACGAGAATCAGGAGTTCCTGTCGTGGCTCGGGACGACGGTCGAGAACGTCGACCGCGGGACGATGACGCTCGCGATTCCGTACGACGAGAAACTGACGAATACGCGGCCGGACGTGACCGACCGACGCGCGGACCTCCACGGCGGCGTCGCCGCGACCCTCATCGACACCGTCGGCGGCTTCGCGCTTCAGACGGCCCTCGAGGACGAGGATCCCTTCGAGGTCAGCATGGCGACGATCAATCTGAACATCAACTACCTCCGGCCGGCGACCGGCGACCTCGAGGCGACGGCGAACGTCGTCCGCCTCGGGGGGAGCGTCGGCGTCAGCGAGATCACCGTCGAGAGCACGACCCCCGACGGTGAGACGAAGGCGGTGGCCACCGGGCAGGGAGCCTACCGCGTCTTCCGCCCCGAGTAG
- a CDS encoding DUF4385 domain-containing protein, which translates to MSDDGPEYDVDFREHPERYEIGRGEAGVFKVEPYKSELLPLWSYADEDAARESAAAIYERYERYREDDEFPGMDMARKYLQMGYTRAMRYAKYPGGQKYDDGDEREPQRWADPDKRAAALVFEAYWERVREDEAYQRAKAAHRGE; encoded by the coding sequence ATGAGTGACGACGGTCCCGAGTACGATGTCGATTTCCGCGAGCACCCGGAACGGTACGAGATCGGTCGCGGCGAAGCGGGCGTCTTCAAAGTCGAACCGTACAAGAGCGAACTCCTCCCGCTGTGGTCGTACGCCGACGAGGACGCGGCTCGCGAGTCCGCAGCGGCGATCTACGAGCGATACGAACGCTACCGTGAGGACGACGAGTTCCCCGGCATGGACATGGCTCGCAAGTACCTCCAGATGGGGTACACCCGCGCGATGCGCTACGCGAAGTATCCCGGCGGTCAGAAGTACGACGACGGTGACGAGCGTGAACCCCAGCGCTGGGCCGACCCGGACAAACGAGCCGCGGCGCTCGTCTTCGAGGCGTACTGGGAGCGCGTCCGCGAGGACGAGGCCTATCAGCGGGCGAAAGCGGCCCATCGCGGCGAGTAG
- a CDS encoding serpin family protein — MPTDRRTVLALTGALLAGAAGCAGIGGDSPATDGRSDDPASIHLVRDEVPGEYVVPDFPRIDLATDPEIESTLLAAQVRGNVAFSLDLLAELRSQRPGENLFYSPYSVSVALAMTYAGARGETATEMADALRYELEGDDLHAAFRALEAEFRRRNEDGDAVDDPAGETSTDSSDDGPAFRLASANSAWLEQRYPFDGDYLELLAAYYEAGERLVDFDGNPEEARREINAWVADRTNDRIEDLLPEGSIDSATRLVLTNAISFRAAWKREFDPSDTEPAPFTGLDGSETEVELMHQTGRFPYAEVDGHQLVELPYANDDTSMVVLLPAEGEFEAFEAALTVDRLATMLEAAGETRVDLALPKFGIESKFSLVETMQGLGMERAFTGAADFSGMVEGDQSNLAVDDIVHQSFVEVDEEGTEAAAATAVIVVETAATDPVEVTVDRPFLFYVRDRPTETPLFVGRVVDGPSLQDG, encoded by the coding sequence ATGCCAACTGATAGGCGAACCGTTCTCGCCCTCACCGGTGCCCTCCTCGCTGGCGCGGCCGGCTGTGCTGGAATCGGTGGCGACTCGCCCGCCACCGACGGCCGATCGGACGATCCCGCTTCCATCCATCTGGTCCGCGATGAGGTGCCCGGCGAGTACGTCGTTCCCGACTTCCCGAGGATCGACCTCGCCACCGACCCCGAAATCGAGTCGACGCTGCTCGCCGCGCAGGTCCGGGGAAACGTGGCGTTCTCGCTCGACCTCCTCGCAGAGCTTCGATCCCAGCGGCCCGGCGAGAACCTGTTTTACTCGCCGTACAGCGTCTCGGTCGCGCTGGCGATGACCTACGCCGGTGCCCGCGGCGAGACGGCCACCGAGATGGCCGACGCCCTGCGGTACGAACTCGAGGGCGACGACCTCCACGCCGCCTTCCGCGCGCTCGAGGCGGAGTTTCGGCGGCGCAACGAGGACGGCGACGCCGTCGACGATCCCGCGGGCGAAACGTCGACGGACTCGTCGGACGACGGTCCCGCCTTCCGGCTCGCGAGCGCCAACTCGGCCTGGCTCGAGCAGCGCTATCCGTTCGACGGGGACTACCTCGAGTTGCTCGCGGCCTACTACGAGGCTGGCGAGCGGCTGGTCGACTTCGACGGAAATCCCGAGGAGGCGCGCCGGGAGATCAACGCCTGGGTCGCGGACCGGACGAACGATCGTATCGAGGACCTCCTCCCCGAGGGCTCGATCGACAGCGCGACCCGGCTCGTCCTGACGAACGCGATCTCCTTCCGCGCGGCCTGGAAGCGAGAGTTCGACCCGTCCGACACCGAACCAGCGCCGTTTACTGGCCTCGATGGGAGCGAGACCGAGGTCGAACTGATGCACCAGACCGGCCGGTTTCCCTACGCCGAGGTCGACGGCCACCAACTCGTCGAACTCCCCTACGCGAACGACGACACCAGCATGGTCGTTCTCCTTCCTGCCGAGGGCGAGTTCGAGGCGTTCGAGGCCGCGCTCACCGTCGACCGACTCGCGACGATGCTCGAGGCGGCGGGCGAGACGCGGGTCGACCTCGCGCTCCCGAAGTTCGGCATCGAGTCGAAGTTCAGCCTCGTCGAGACGATGCAGGGACTGGGAATGGAGCGAGCGTTCACCGGGGCCGCGGACTTCAGCGGCATGGTCGAGGGTGATCAGTCCAACCTCGCTGTCGACGACATCGTCCACCAGAGCTTCGTCGAGGTCGACGAGGAGGGAACGGAGGCCGCGGCCGCGACGGCGGTCATCGTGGTCGAGACCGCCGCGACGGACCCGGTCGAGGTGACCGTCGATCGCCCGTTCCTCTTCTACGTCCGCGACCGGCCCACCGAGACGCCGCTGTTCGTCGGCCGCGTGGTCGACGGCCCGTCGTTGCAAGACGGCTGA
- a CDS encoding lipoyl protein ligase domain-containing protein — translation MRVFRGQAASIDADREASERLLSAAADGEPAVRVWAPHRQVAFGRRDARLEGYDRARAVADERGYPPIERDVGGRAVAYDGETTLAFARAEPIADFRTGTAERYERATADLERALRTLGLEPVRGEPDDSFCPGTHSLSVTDAADAERRDGRRRKLVGIAQRVRQDAALVAGVVLVANRDALAGVLEPVYDALGVPFEPRTVGTVADAGGPADPDIVRTALEDTLVGDARSSVTDVR, via the coding sequence ATGCGCGTGTTCCGCGGGCAGGCGGCGTCGATCGACGCCGATCGCGAGGCGAGCGAGCGGCTCCTTTCGGCGGCGGCAGACGGTGAGCCCGCCGTTCGCGTCTGGGCTCCGCACCGACAGGTCGCCTTCGGCCGCCGGGACGCCCGCCTCGAGGGGTACGACCGCGCCCGCGCGGTCGCCGACGAGCGCGGCTATCCGCCGATCGAACGCGACGTGGGCGGCCGCGCGGTGGCCTACGACGGCGAGACGACGCTGGCGTTCGCCCGCGCCGAGCCCATCGCGGACTTCCGGACCGGCACCGCCGAGCGCTACGAGCGTGCGACGGCCGACCTCGAGCGCGCGCTTCGGACGCTCGGACTCGAGCCGGTTCGCGGCGAGCCCGACGACTCGTTCTGTCCGGGGACGCACTCGCTGTCGGTAACGGACGCGGCCGACGCCGAGCGGCGGGACGGACGGCGACGGAAACTCGTCGGCATCGCCCAGCGGGTTCGCCAGGACGCGGCGCTCGTCGCCGGTGTCGTTCTCGTCGCGAACCGCGACGCGCTCGCCGGCGTTCTCGAGCCGGTCTACGACGCGCTCGGCGTGCCGTTCGAGCCGCGAACGGTCGGCACCGTCGCGGACGCGGGCGGCCCAGCCGATCCGGACATCGTTCGGACGGCGCTCGAGGATACGCTGGTCGGCGACGCCCGGTCCTCGGTCACCGACGTGAGGTAA
- a CDS encoding DUF7529 family protein, whose protein sequence is MTTDRSEETDESADSLWVDLLEDARAIAEEYREDGWDAVVVEPAAVSPVDSDDRFGLDVSVSAQEYDAVAGLIEEGAVTITAADVYYRPLADDGSDRRVALAVERDEDSETAIFVPLSYDISDARSVFETALVEEELLIHVLADPESGWVSFSHDDPSLFLEESDVREWSAD, encoded by the coding sequence ATGACGACGGATCGATCCGAGGAGACGGACGAGTCGGCAGACTCGCTATGGGTCGATCTCCTCGAGGACGCGCGCGCCATCGCCGAGGAGTACCGCGAAGACGGCTGGGATGCCGTCGTCGTCGAGCCCGCGGCGGTCTCGCCGGTCGACTCCGACGATCGGTTCGGGCTCGACGTGTCGGTCTCCGCCCAGGAGTACGACGCCGTCGCGGGACTCATCGAGGAGGGAGCGGTCACGATCACCGCGGCCGACGTCTACTACCGCCCGCTGGCCGACGACGGGAGCGACCGACGGGTCGCGCTCGCGGTCGAACGCGACGAGGACAGCGAGACGGCGATCTTCGTCCCGCTCTCCTACGACATCTCCGATGCGCGGTCCGTCTTCGAGACGGCGCTCGTCGAGGAAGAGTTGCTGATTCACGTGCTGGCCGATCCAGAGAGCGGCTGGGTCAGCTTCTCCCACGACGATCCGTCGCTCTTTCTCGAGGAGTCGGACGTCAGGGAGTGGAGCGCGGACTGA
- the nadC gene encoding carboxylating nicotinate-nucleotide diphosphorylase, with translation MITDAQIERWLREDVGHHDVTNQVPGETTGRLVAKEAGVAAGLEAAAAVFDYLDVSVVDRLEDGTELESGDELLRVAGSAREVLRGERVAVNLAGHASGIATRTGEAVERARTESDDVAIAATRKTTPGLRGLEKRAVVAGGGDTHRLDLSQMVMVKDNHIEELGLEEAIAHFRERTSFATKIDVEVESVADAPRAAAAGADIVLLDNMTPAETRAAVDELADYEGVLAEASGGIGLADVPAYAATGVDVISMGSLTHSAPSLDLSFRTGE, from the coding sequence ATGATCACCGACGCACAAATCGAGCGCTGGCTTCGCGAGGACGTCGGCCACCACGACGTGACCAATCAGGTGCCCGGCGAGACGACCGGCCGACTCGTCGCCAAGGAAGCGGGCGTCGCCGCCGGCCTCGAGGCTGCGGCGGCCGTCTTCGACTACCTCGACGTGTCCGTGGTCGACCGGCTCGAGGACGGGACTGAACTCGAGTCGGGCGACGAACTGCTCCGGGTCGCGGGCTCGGCCCGCGAGGTGTTGCGCGGCGAGCGCGTCGCGGTCAACCTCGCGGGCCACGCCTCGGGGATCGCGACGCGGACCGGCGAGGCGGTCGAGCGAGCGCGGACGGAGTCCGACGACGTCGCGATCGCCGCGACCAGGAAGACGACGCCCGGTTTACGCGGGCTCGAGAAACGGGCCGTCGTCGCCGGCGGCGGCGACACCCACCGGCTCGACCTCTCACAGATGGTGATGGTGAAGGACAACCACATCGAAGAACTGGGGCTCGAGGAGGCGATCGCCCACTTCCGAGAGCGAACGTCGTTCGCGACGAAGATCGATGTGGAAGTCGAGTCGGTCGCGGACGCGCCGCGGGCCGCCGCGGCGGGGGCCGATATCGTCCTGCTGGACAACATGACGCCCGCGGAGACGCGGGCGGCGGTGGACGAACTCGCCGACTACGAGGGCGTGCTGGCCGAGGCCAGCGGTGGCATCGGGCTCGCGGACGTTCCGGCGTACGCCGCGACGGGCGTCGACGTGATCTCGATGGGGTCGCTAACCCACTCCGCGCCGTCGTTGGACCTGTCGTTCCGAACGGGCGAGTAG
- a CDS encoding mechanosensitive ion channel family protein produces MNAALLEVLTRLFDGVPGWQATLLLVGLSLGIAVALEVVVLRTLLRYTSRTKTQYDYILVEELRLPVVVMAALAGIYLLTQLPSVTETVLVTADQLDTFFGKPSLSVIVVAWAFASNRIVNRFVEEMNDEGSRFDFAPVFSNVWTLIVFVGTIGVLLTLWEYSISPLLGAAGVAGIAVGFAARDTVANFFGGIALYFDDTYKIGDYIELDSGEAGTVVKVGIRSTTLMMRDEVLITVPNAALNAAKVINQSAPQRRRRLKVPIGVGYGTDIDAFEELVLELADAESLVLDSPKPRMRFRAFGDSALEYELLCWVAAPTRVNRATHELNRAMYKALTAAEIDIPFPQREIHVSRPDATDGEPESSLQILGDADDASAERRA; encoded by the coding sequence ATGAACGCGGCTCTCCTCGAGGTCCTTACGCGGCTGTTCGACGGCGTCCCCGGCTGGCAAGCGACCCTCCTGCTGGTCGGCCTCTCGCTCGGTATCGCGGTCGCGCTCGAGGTCGTCGTCCTCCGGACGTTGCTTCGATACACCAGTCGGACGAAGACGCAGTACGACTACATCCTCGTCGAGGAACTCCGGCTGCCGGTCGTCGTCATGGCCGCGCTGGCCGGTATCTATCTGCTCACGCAACTCCCCTCTGTCACCGAAACCGTCCTCGTGACGGCGGATCAGCTCGATACCTTCTTCGGCAAGCCCTCGCTGTCCGTCATCGTCGTCGCCTGGGCGTTCGCCTCGAACCGGATCGTCAACCGGTTCGTCGAGGAGATGAACGACGAGGGCTCGCGCTTTGACTTCGCGCCCGTCTTCTCGAACGTCTGGACACTGATCGTCTTCGTCGGCACGATTGGAGTCCTGCTGACGCTGTGGGAGTACAGCATCTCGCCGCTGCTCGGAGCCGCCGGCGTCGCCGGTATCGCGGTCGGCTTCGCCGCTCGAGACACCGTCGCGAACTTCTTCGGCGGGATCGCGCTCTACTTCGACGACACTTACAAAATCGGCGACTACATCGAACTGGACTCCGGCGAGGCGGGTACCGTCGTCAAGGTTGGCATCCGATCGACGACGCTGATGATGCGTGACGAAGTCCTCATCACGGTGCCGAACGCGGCCCTGAACGCCGCGAAGGTGATCAACCAGTCGGCACCCCAACGTCGCAGGCGGCTCAAGGTCCCCATCGGCGTCGGCTACGGGACGGACATCGACGCCTTCGAGGAACTCGTCCTCGAGCTCGCCGACGCGGAATCGCTCGTTCTCGACTCGCCGAAACCGCGGATGCGATTTCGTGCCTTCGGCGATTCGGCACTCGAGTACGAACTCCTCTGCTGGGTGGCCGCGCCGACTCGCGTCAACAGGGCCACGCACGAACTCAACCGGGCGATGTACAAGGCACTGACCGCAGCCGAGATCGACATTCCGTTTCCGCAGCGTGAGATCCACGTCTCGAGGCCGGACGCGACCGACGGCGAGCCGGAGTCGTCCCTACAGATCCTCGGCGATGCGGACGACGCGTCAGCGGAACG